From a single Tursiops truncatus isolate mTurTru1 chromosome 20, mTurTru1.mat.Y, whole genome shotgun sequence genomic region:
- the SPATA20 gene encoding spermatogenesis-associated protein 20 isoform X4, whose amino-acid sequence MQGARAWRCRGLLLTRSAPGLAASRRYAGSSSQDKNRSVTVGSLVPMSAGGKGSRTNCSWSTPQKVPNRLISEKSPYLLQHAYNPVDWYPWGQEAFDKARKENKPIFLSVGYSTCHWCHLMEEESFQNEEIGRLLSEDFVSVKVDREERPDVDKAYMTFVQATSSGGGWPMSVWLTPSLQPFVGGTYFPPEDGLTRVGFRTVLMRIREQWKQNKSPLLKTSQRVTTALLARSEISMGDRQLPPSAVTTNSRCFQQLDESYDEEYGGFAEAPKFPTPVILSFLFSYWLSHRLTQDGARAQQMALHTLKMMANGGIRDHVGQGFHRYSTDRQWHVPHFEKMLYDQAQLTVAYSQAFQISGDEFYSEVAKGILQYVARNLSHRSGGFYSAEDGDSPPERGMRPKEGAFYVWTAKEVQHLLPEPVLGTTEPLTSGQLLMKHYGLTEAGNVSPGQDPKGELQGQSVLTVRYSLELTAARFGLEVEAVRTLLSSGLEKLFQARKHRPKPHLDSKMLAAWNGLMVSGFAVTGAVLGQERLINYAISGAKFLKRHMFDVASGRLMRTCYAGSGGTVEHSNPPCWGFLEDYAFVVRGLLDLYEASQESAWLEWALRLQDTQDRLFWDSQGGGYFCSEAELGAGLPLRLKDDQDGAEPSANSVSAHNLLRLHGFTGHKDWMHKCVCLLAAFSERMRRVPVALPEMVRALSAHQQTLKQIVICGDPQAKDTKALLQCVHSIYIPNKVLILADGDPSSFLCRQLPFLSTLRRLEDQATAYVCENQACSIPITEPCELRKLLHQ is encoded by the exons ATGCAGGGCGCGCGGGCCTGGCGGTGCCGCGGCCTCTTGCTGACCCGCTCCGCGCCGGGCCTCGCCGCAAGCCGCAGATACGC GGGTAGCTCCTCCCAGGACAAGAACCGAAGCGTGACGGTCGGTAGTTTGGTGCCCATGTcggctggagggaaggggagccGGACTAACTGCTCTTGGTCCACACCCCAGAAAGTCCCCAACCGCCTGATCAGTGAGAAGTCGCCGTACCTCCTGCAACATGCCTACAACCCTGTGGACTG GTACCCCTGGGGGCAGGAAGCCTTCGACAAGGCCAGGAAAGAAAACAAGCCAATCTTCCTTTCAG TGGGGTACTCCACCTGCCACTGGTGCCACCTGATGGAGGAGGAGTCCTTCCAGAACGAGGAGATTGGCCGCCTGCTCAGTGAGGACTTCGTCAGTGTGAAGGTTGACCGGGAAGAGCGGCCCGACGTGGACAAAGCGTATATGACCTTTGTGCAG GCCACCAGCAGCGGTGGGGGCTGGCCCATGAGTGTGTGGttgactcccagcctccagcccttcGTGGGGGGCACCTATTTTCCCCCTGAGGATGGCTTGACCCGCGTTGGCTTCCGCACAGTGTTGATGAGGATACGGGAGCAG TGGAAACAGAACAAGAGTCCCCTGCTGAAAACCAGCCAGCGTGTCACCACAGCTCTGCTGGCCCGGTCGGAGATCAGCATGGGTGACCGCCAGCTGCCACCCTCCGCTGTCACCACGAACAGCCGCTGCTTCCAGCAACTGGATGAGAGCTACGACGAGGAGTATGGCGGCTTCGCCGAGGCCCCCAAGTTCCCCACGCCAG TGATCCTGAGCTTCCTGTTCTCCTACTGGCTCAGCCATCGGCTAACTCAGGATGGCGCTCGGGCCCAGCAGATGGCCTTGCACACCCTGAAGATGATGGCCAACGGGGGCATCCGAGACCAtgtggggcag GGCTTCCACCGCTACTCCACCGACCGCCAGTGGCACGTCCCCCACTTTGAGAAGATGCTGTACGATCAGGCACAGCTCACGGTGGCCTATTCACAGGCCTTCCAG ATCTCTGGCGATGAGTTCTACTCTGAAGTTGCCAAAGGCATCCTGCAGTACGTGGCTCGGAACCTGAGTCACCGG tctGGAGGCTTCTACAGTGCAGAGGACGGGGACTCGCCCCCGGAGCGGGGCATGAGGCCCAAAGAGGGTGCCTTCTACGTGTGGACAGCCAAAGAGGTCCAGCATCTCCTCCCTGAGCCCGTGCTGGGCACCACCGAGCCTCTGACCTCGGGCCAGCTCCTCATGAAGCACTATGGGCTCACGGAGGCCGGCAACGTCAGCCCCGGTCAG GACCCAAAGGGGGAGCTGCAGGGCCAGAGCGTGCTGACCGTCCGGTATTCACTGGAGCTGACTGCTGCCCGCTTTGGCCTGGAAGTGGAGGCCGTACGGACCTTACTCAGCTCAGGCCTCGAGAAGCTTTTCCAGGCCCGGAAACATCGGCCAAAGCCGCACCTGGACAGCAAGATGTTGGCGGCCTGGAACG GATTGATGGTGTCTGGCTTTGCCGTGACCGGGGCTGTCCTGGGCCAGGAGAGGCTGATCAACTACGCCATCAGTGGTGCCAAGTTCCTGAAGCGGCACATGTTTGACGTGGCCAGTGGCCGCCTAATGCGGACCTGCTATGCAGGCTCTGGGGGGACCGTGGAGCACAG CAACCCGCCCTgctggggcttcctggaggactACGCCTTCGTGGTGCGGGGCCTGCTGGACTTGTACGAGGCTTCACAGGAGAGCGCGTGGCTCGAGTGGGCTCTGCGGCTGCAGGACACGCAGGACAGGCTCTTCTGGGACTCCCAGGGTGGCGGCTACTTCTGCAGTGAGGCTGAGCTGGGGGCTGGCCTGCCCCTGCGTCTGAAGGACg ACCAGGATGGTGCGGAGCCCAGCGCCAACTCCGTGTCGGCCCATAACCTGCTTCGGCTGCACGGCTTCACGGGCCACAAGGACTGGATGCACAAGTGTGTGTGCCTATTGGCCGCCTTCTCTGAGCGCATGCGCCGTGTCCCCGTGGCGTTGCCTGAGATGGTCCGCGCCCTCTCAGCCCATCAGCAGACCCTCAAGCAG ATCGTGATCTGTGGAGACCCCCAGGCCAAGGACACCAAGGCTCTGTTGCAGTGTGTCCACTCCATCTACATCCCTAACAAG GTGCTGATTCTGGCCGATGGGGACCCCTCGAGCTTCCTGTGCCGCCAGCTGCCCTTCCTGAGTACCCTGCGACGGCTAGAAGACCAGGCCACTGCCTACGTGTGTGAGAACCAGGCCTGCTCGATACCCATCACCGAGCCCTGTGAACTACGGAAACTGCTACATCAGTGA
- the SPATA20 gene encoding spermatogenesis-associated protein 20 isoform X1, translated as MSHLSSPPEKHKGERKGHRLPRGSERGSSSQDKNRSVTVGSLVPMSAGGKGSRTNCSWSTPQKVPNRLISEKSPYLLQHAYNPVDWYPWGQEAFDKARKENKPIFLSVGYSTCHWCHLMEEESFQNEEIGRLLSEDFVSVKVDREERPDVDKAYMTFVQATSSGGGWPMSVWLTPSLQPFVGGTYFPPEDGLTRVGFRTVLMRIREQWKQNKSPLLKTSQRVTTALLARSEISMGDRQLPPSAVTTNSRCFQQLDESYDEEYGGFAEAPKFPTPVILSFLFSYWLSHRLTQDGARAQQMALHTLKMMANGGIRDHVGQGFHRYSTDRQWHVPHFEKMLYDQAQLTVAYSQAFQISGDEFYSEVAKGILQYVARNLSHRSGGFYSAEDGDSPPERGMRPKEGAFYVWTAKEVQHLLPEPVLGTTEPLTSGQLLMKHYGLTEAGNVSPGQDPKGELQGQSVLTVRYSLELTAARFGLEVEAVRTLLSSGLEKLFQARKHRPKPHLDSKMLAAWNGLMVSGFAVTGAVLGQERLINYAISGAKFLKRHMFDVASGRLMRTCYAGSGGTVEHSNPPCWGFLEDYAFVVRGLLDLYEASQESAWLEWALRLQDTQDRLFWDSQGGGYFCSEAELGAGLPLRLKDDQDGAEPSANSVSAHNLLRLHGFTGHKDWMHKCVCLLAAFSERMRRVPVALPEMVRALSAHQQTLKQIVICGDPQAKDTKALLQCVHSIYIPNKVLILADGDPSSFLCRQLPFLSTLRRLEDQATAYVCENQACSIPITEPCELRKLLHQ; from the exons ATGAGCCACCTTTCCTCACCCCCCGAAAAACACAAGGGGGAGCGCAAAGGCCACCGTCTCCCCCGTGGTTCAGAAAG GGGTAGCTCCTCCCAGGACAAGAACCGAAGCGTGACGGTCGGTAGTTTGGTGCCCATGTcggctggagggaaggggagccGGACTAACTGCTCTTGGTCCACACCCCAGAAAGTCCCCAACCGCCTGATCAGTGAGAAGTCGCCGTACCTCCTGCAACATGCCTACAACCCTGTGGACTG GTACCCCTGGGGGCAGGAAGCCTTCGACAAGGCCAGGAAAGAAAACAAGCCAATCTTCCTTTCAG TGGGGTACTCCACCTGCCACTGGTGCCACCTGATGGAGGAGGAGTCCTTCCAGAACGAGGAGATTGGCCGCCTGCTCAGTGAGGACTTCGTCAGTGTGAAGGTTGACCGGGAAGAGCGGCCCGACGTGGACAAAGCGTATATGACCTTTGTGCAG GCCACCAGCAGCGGTGGGGGCTGGCCCATGAGTGTGTGGttgactcccagcctccagcccttcGTGGGGGGCACCTATTTTCCCCCTGAGGATGGCTTGACCCGCGTTGGCTTCCGCACAGTGTTGATGAGGATACGGGAGCAG TGGAAACAGAACAAGAGTCCCCTGCTGAAAACCAGCCAGCGTGTCACCACAGCTCTGCTGGCCCGGTCGGAGATCAGCATGGGTGACCGCCAGCTGCCACCCTCCGCTGTCACCACGAACAGCCGCTGCTTCCAGCAACTGGATGAGAGCTACGACGAGGAGTATGGCGGCTTCGCCGAGGCCCCCAAGTTCCCCACGCCAG TGATCCTGAGCTTCCTGTTCTCCTACTGGCTCAGCCATCGGCTAACTCAGGATGGCGCTCGGGCCCAGCAGATGGCCTTGCACACCCTGAAGATGATGGCCAACGGGGGCATCCGAGACCAtgtggggcag GGCTTCCACCGCTACTCCACCGACCGCCAGTGGCACGTCCCCCACTTTGAGAAGATGCTGTACGATCAGGCACAGCTCACGGTGGCCTATTCACAGGCCTTCCAG ATCTCTGGCGATGAGTTCTACTCTGAAGTTGCCAAAGGCATCCTGCAGTACGTGGCTCGGAACCTGAGTCACCGG tctGGAGGCTTCTACAGTGCAGAGGACGGGGACTCGCCCCCGGAGCGGGGCATGAGGCCCAAAGAGGGTGCCTTCTACGTGTGGACAGCCAAAGAGGTCCAGCATCTCCTCCCTGAGCCCGTGCTGGGCACCACCGAGCCTCTGACCTCGGGCCAGCTCCTCATGAAGCACTATGGGCTCACGGAGGCCGGCAACGTCAGCCCCGGTCAG GACCCAAAGGGGGAGCTGCAGGGCCAGAGCGTGCTGACCGTCCGGTATTCACTGGAGCTGACTGCTGCCCGCTTTGGCCTGGAAGTGGAGGCCGTACGGACCTTACTCAGCTCAGGCCTCGAGAAGCTTTTCCAGGCCCGGAAACATCGGCCAAAGCCGCACCTGGACAGCAAGATGTTGGCGGCCTGGAACG GATTGATGGTGTCTGGCTTTGCCGTGACCGGGGCTGTCCTGGGCCAGGAGAGGCTGATCAACTACGCCATCAGTGGTGCCAAGTTCCTGAAGCGGCACATGTTTGACGTGGCCAGTGGCCGCCTAATGCGGACCTGCTATGCAGGCTCTGGGGGGACCGTGGAGCACAG CAACCCGCCCTgctggggcttcctggaggactACGCCTTCGTGGTGCGGGGCCTGCTGGACTTGTACGAGGCTTCACAGGAGAGCGCGTGGCTCGAGTGGGCTCTGCGGCTGCAGGACACGCAGGACAGGCTCTTCTGGGACTCCCAGGGTGGCGGCTACTTCTGCAGTGAGGCTGAGCTGGGGGCTGGCCTGCCCCTGCGTCTGAAGGACg ACCAGGATGGTGCGGAGCCCAGCGCCAACTCCGTGTCGGCCCATAACCTGCTTCGGCTGCACGGCTTCACGGGCCACAAGGACTGGATGCACAAGTGTGTGTGCCTATTGGCCGCCTTCTCTGAGCGCATGCGCCGTGTCCCCGTGGCGTTGCCTGAGATGGTCCGCGCCCTCTCAGCCCATCAGCAGACCCTCAAGCAG ATCGTGATCTGTGGAGACCCCCAGGCCAAGGACACCAAGGCTCTGTTGCAGTGTGTCCACTCCATCTACATCCCTAACAAG GTGCTGATTCTGGCCGATGGGGACCCCTCGAGCTTCCTGTGCCGCCAGCTGCCCTTCCTGAGTACCCTGCGACGGCTAGAAGACCAGGCCACTGCCTACGTGTGTGAGAACCAGGCCTGCTCGATACCCATCACCGAGCCCTGTGAACTACGGAAACTGCTACATCAGTGA
- the SPATA20 gene encoding spermatogenesis-associated protein 20 isoform X3, with translation MSHLSSPPEKHKGERKGHRLPRGSERGSSSQDKNRSVTVGSLVPMSAGGKGSRTNCSWSTPQKVPNRLISEKSPYLLQHAYNPVDWYPWGQEAFDKARKENKPIFLSVGYSTCHWCHLMEEESFQNEEIGRLLSEDFVSVKVDREERPDVDKAYMTFVQATSSGGGWPMSVWLTPSLQPFVGGTYFPPEDGLTRVGFRTVLMRIREQWKQNKSPLLKTSQRVTTALLARSEISMGDRQLPPSAVTTNSRCFQQLDESYDEEYGGFAEAPKFPTPVILSFLFSYWLSHRLTQDGARAQQMALHTLKMMANGGIRDHVGQGFHRYSTDRQWHVPHFEKMLYDQAQLTVAYSQAFQISGDEFYSEVAKGILQYVARNLSHRSGGFYSAEDGDSPPERGMRPKEGAFYVWTAKEVQHLLPEPVLGTTEPLTSGQLLMKHYGLTEAGNVSPGQDPKGELQGQSVLTVRYSLELTAARFGLEVEAVRTLLSSGLEKLFQARKHRPKPHLDSKMLAAWNGLMVSGFAVTGAVLGQERLINYAISGAKFLKRHMFDVASGRLMRTCYAGSGGTVEHSNPPCWGFLEDYAFVVRGLLDLYEASQESAWLEWALRLQDTQDRLFWDSQGGGYFCSEAELGAGLPLRLKDDRDLWRPPGQGHQGSVAVCPLHLHP, from the exons ATGAGCCACCTTTCCTCACCCCCCGAAAAACACAAGGGGGAGCGCAAAGGCCACCGTCTCCCCCGTGGTTCAGAAAG GGGTAGCTCCTCCCAGGACAAGAACCGAAGCGTGACGGTCGGTAGTTTGGTGCCCATGTcggctggagggaaggggagccGGACTAACTGCTCTTGGTCCACACCCCAGAAAGTCCCCAACCGCCTGATCAGTGAGAAGTCGCCGTACCTCCTGCAACATGCCTACAACCCTGTGGACTG GTACCCCTGGGGGCAGGAAGCCTTCGACAAGGCCAGGAAAGAAAACAAGCCAATCTTCCTTTCAG TGGGGTACTCCACCTGCCACTGGTGCCACCTGATGGAGGAGGAGTCCTTCCAGAACGAGGAGATTGGCCGCCTGCTCAGTGAGGACTTCGTCAGTGTGAAGGTTGACCGGGAAGAGCGGCCCGACGTGGACAAAGCGTATATGACCTTTGTGCAG GCCACCAGCAGCGGTGGGGGCTGGCCCATGAGTGTGTGGttgactcccagcctccagcccttcGTGGGGGGCACCTATTTTCCCCCTGAGGATGGCTTGACCCGCGTTGGCTTCCGCACAGTGTTGATGAGGATACGGGAGCAG TGGAAACAGAACAAGAGTCCCCTGCTGAAAACCAGCCAGCGTGTCACCACAGCTCTGCTGGCCCGGTCGGAGATCAGCATGGGTGACCGCCAGCTGCCACCCTCCGCTGTCACCACGAACAGCCGCTGCTTCCAGCAACTGGATGAGAGCTACGACGAGGAGTATGGCGGCTTCGCCGAGGCCCCCAAGTTCCCCACGCCAG TGATCCTGAGCTTCCTGTTCTCCTACTGGCTCAGCCATCGGCTAACTCAGGATGGCGCTCGGGCCCAGCAGATGGCCTTGCACACCCTGAAGATGATGGCCAACGGGGGCATCCGAGACCAtgtggggcag GGCTTCCACCGCTACTCCACCGACCGCCAGTGGCACGTCCCCCACTTTGAGAAGATGCTGTACGATCAGGCACAGCTCACGGTGGCCTATTCACAGGCCTTCCAG ATCTCTGGCGATGAGTTCTACTCTGAAGTTGCCAAAGGCATCCTGCAGTACGTGGCTCGGAACCTGAGTCACCGG tctGGAGGCTTCTACAGTGCAGAGGACGGGGACTCGCCCCCGGAGCGGGGCATGAGGCCCAAAGAGGGTGCCTTCTACGTGTGGACAGCCAAAGAGGTCCAGCATCTCCTCCCTGAGCCCGTGCTGGGCACCACCGAGCCTCTGACCTCGGGCCAGCTCCTCATGAAGCACTATGGGCTCACGGAGGCCGGCAACGTCAGCCCCGGTCAG GACCCAAAGGGGGAGCTGCAGGGCCAGAGCGTGCTGACCGTCCGGTATTCACTGGAGCTGACTGCTGCCCGCTTTGGCCTGGAAGTGGAGGCCGTACGGACCTTACTCAGCTCAGGCCTCGAGAAGCTTTTCCAGGCCCGGAAACATCGGCCAAAGCCGCACCTGGACAGCAAGATGTTGGCGGCCTGGAACG GATTGATGGTGTCTGGCTTTGCCGTGACCGGGGCTGTCCTGGGCCAGGAGAGGCTGATCAACTACGCCATCAGTGGTGCCAAGTTCCTGAAGCGGCACATGTTTGACGTGGCCAGTGGCCGCCTAATGCGGACCTGCTATGCAGGCTCTGGGGGGACCGTGGAGCACAG CAACCCGCCCTgctggggcttcctggaggactACGCCTTCGTGGTGCGGGGCCTGCTGGACTTGTACGAGGCTTCACAGGAGAGCGCGTGGCTCGAGTGGGCTCTGCGGCTGCAGGACACGCAGGACAGGCTCTTCTGGGACTCCCAGGGTGGCGGCTACTTCTGCAGTGAGGCTGAGCTGGGGGCTGGCCTGCCCCTGCGTCTGAAGGACg ATCGTGATCTGTGGAGACCCCCAGGCCAAGGACACCAAGGCTCTGTTGCAGTGTGTCCACTCCATCTACATCCCTAA
- the SPATA20 gene encoding spermatogenesis-associated protein 20 isoform X2, translated as MSHLSSPPEKHKGERKGHRLPRGSERGSSSQDKNRSVTVGSLVPMSAGGKGSRTNCSWSTPQKVPNRLISEKSPYLLQHAYNPVDWYPWGQEAFDKARKENKPIFLSVGYSTCHWCHLMEEESFQNEEIGRLLSEDFVSVKVDREERPDVDKAYMTFVQATSSGGGWPMSVWLTPSLQPFVGGTYFPPEDGLTRVGFRTVLMRIREQWKQNKSPLLKTSQRVTTALLARSEISMGDRQLPPSAVTTNSRCFQQLDESYDEEYGGFAEAPKFPTPVILSFLFSYWLSHRLTQDGARAQQMALHTLKMMANGGIRDHVGQGFHRYSTDRQWHVPHFEKMLYDQAQLTVAYSQAFQISGDEFYSEVAKGILQYVARNLSHRSGGFYSAEDGDSPPERGMRPKEGAFYVWTAKEVQHLLPEPVLGTTEPLTSGQLLMKHYGLTEAGNVSPGQDPKGELQGQSVLTVRYSLELTAARFGLEVEAVRTLLSSGLEKLFQARKHRPKPHLDSKMLAAWNGLMVSGFAVTGAVLGQERLINYAISGAKFLKRHMFDVASGRLMRTCYAGSGGTVEHSNPPCWGFLEDYAFVVRGLLDLYEASQESAWLEWALRLQDTQDRLFWDSQGGGYFCSEAELGAGLPLRLKDDQDGAEPSANSVSAHNLLRLHGFTGHKDWMHKCVCLLAAFSERMRRVPVALPEMVRALSAHQQTLKQAYRVAGRRMGKPRQVWVQPLCTCHWSYLSVLARS; from the exons ATGAGCCACCTTTCCTCACCCCCCGAAAAACACAAGGGGGAGCGCAAAGGCCACCGTCTCCCCCGTGGTTCAGAAAG GGGTAGCTCCTCCCAGGACAAGAACCGAAGCGTGACGGTCGGTAGTTTGGTGCCCATGTcggctggagggaaggggagccGGACTAACTGCTCTTGGTCCACACCCCAGAAAGTCCCCAACCGCCTGATCAGTGAGAAGTCGCCGTACCTCCTGCAACATGCCTACAACCCTGTGGACTG GTACCCCTGGGGGCAGGAAGCCTTCGACAAGGCCAGGAAAGAAAACAAGCCAATCTTCCTTTCAG TGGGGTACTCCACCTGCCACTGGTGCCACCTGATGGAGGAGGAGTCCTTCCAGAACGAGGAGATTGGCCGCCTGCTCAGTGAGGACTTCGTCAGTGTGAAGGTTGACCGGGAAGAGCGGCCCGACGTGGACAAAGCGTATATGACCTTTGTGCAG GCCACCAGCAGCGGTGGGGGCTGGCCCATGAGTGTGTGGttgactcccagcctccagcccttcGTGGGGGGCACCTATTTTCCCCCTGAGGATGGCTTGACCCGCGTTGGCTTCCGCACAGTGTTGATGAGGATACGGGAGCAG TGGAAACAGAACAAGAGTCCCCTGCTGAAAACCAGCCAGCGTGTCACCACAGCTCTGCTGGCCCGGTCGGAGATCAGCATGGGTGACCGCCAGCTGCCACCCTCCGCTGTCACCACGAACAGCCGCTGCTTCCAGCAACTGGATGAGAGCTACGACGAGGAGTATGGCGGCTTCGCCGAGGCCCCCAAGTTCCCCACGCCAG TGATCCTGAGCTTCCTGTTCTCCTACTGGCTCAGCCATCGGCTAACTCAGGATGGCGCTCGGGCCCAGCAGATGGCCTTGCACACCCTGAAGATGATGGCCAACGGGGGCATCCGAGACCAtgtggggcag GGCTTCCACCGCTACTCCACCGACCGCCAGTGGCACGTCCCCCACTTTGAGAAGATGCTGTACGATCAGGCACAGCTCACGGTGGCCTATTCACAGGCCTTCCAG ATCTCTGGCGATGAGTTCTACTCTGAAGTTGCCAAAGGCATCCTGCAGTACGTGGCTCGGAACCTGAGTCACCGG tctGGAGGCTTCTACAGTGCAGAGGACGGGGACTCGCCCCCGGAGCGGGGCATGAGGCCCAAAGAGGGTGCCTTCTACGTGTGGACAGCCAAAGAGGTCCAGCATCTCCTCCCTGAGCCCGTGCTGGGCACCACCGAGCCTCTGACCTCGGGCCAGCTCCTCATGAAGCACTATGGGCTCACGGAGGCCGGCAACGTCAGCCCCGGTCAG GACCCAAAGGGGGAGCTGCAGGGCCAGAGCGTGCTGACCGTCCGGTATTCACTGGAGCTGACTGCTGCCCGCTTTGGCCTGGAAGTGGAGGCCGTACGGACCTTACTCAGCTCAGGCCTCGAGAAGCTTTTCCAGGCCCGGAAACATCGGCCAAAGCCGCACCTGGACAGCAAGATGTTGGCGGCCTGGAACG GATTGATGGTGTCTGGCTTTGCCGTGACCGGGGCTGTCCTGGGCCAGGAGAGGCTGATCAACTACGCCATCAGTGGTGCCAAGTTCCTGAAGCGGCACATGTTTGACGTGGCCAGTGGCCGCCTAATGCGGACCTGCTATGCAGGCTCTGGGGGGACCGTGGAGCACAG CAACCCGCCCTgctggggcttcctggaggactACGCCTTCGTGGTGCGGGGCCTGCTGGACTTGTACGAGGCTTCACAGGAGAGCGCGTGGCTCGAGTGGGCTCTGCGGCTGCAGGACACGCAGGACAGGCTCTTCTGGGACTCCCAGGGTGGCGGCTACTTCTGCAGTGAGGCTGAGCTGGGGGCTGGCCTGCCCCTGCGTCTGAAGGACg ACCAGGATGGTGCGGAGCCCAGCGCCAACTCCGTGTCGGCCCATAACCTGCTTCGGCTGCACGGCTTCACGGGCCACAAGGACTGGATGCACAAGTGTGTGTGCCTATTGGCCGCCTTCTCTGAGCGCATGCGCCGTGTCCCCGTGGCGTTGCCTGAGATGGTCCGCGCCCTCTCAGCCCATCAGCAGACCCTCAAGCAG GCATATAGGGTGGCTGGCAGGAGGATGGGGAAGCCCCGGCAGGTCTGGGTCCAGCCCCTCTGCACCTGTCACTGGAGTTACCTTTCTGTTCTGGCCAGATCGTGA